One window of the Leptospira ryugenii genome contains the following:
- a CDS encoding helix-turn-helix domain-containing protein: MGKNFSTDKRIVESIKKLYVSLDRLTLTELAKKANISTSRFRHLFKEETGIPLSAYQLWLKTRKAILYLIENQKLIEAAYEGGFSDQAHFSRIFRRSFGLNPSEFQKNKSFSIKIFKE; the protein is encoded by the coding sequence ATGGGGAAGAATTTTTCTACTGATAAACGTATTGTAGAGAGTATAAAAAAGCTTTATGTTTCTTTAGATCGACTAACGCTAACCGAACTTGCTAAAAAAGCAAATATATCCACAAGTCGATTCCGTCATCTTTTTAAAGAGGAAACAGGAATTCCTCTATCTGCGTATCAACTTTGGTTAAAAACGAGAAAGGCCATTTTATATCTCATTGAGAATCAAAAATTAATAGAAGCCGCATACGAAGGAGGTTTTTCTGATCAGGCACATTTTAGTCGAATTTTTCGCAGATCCTTCGGATTAAATCCGAGCGAGTTCCAAAAAAATAAATCTTTTTCGATTAAAATTTTTAAAGAATAG
- a CDS encoding YeiH family protein, with the protein MILFKNIQLLIPGIILTASVAWVASSFYQLIGNVLPTMTISILIGIILGNIFKIPNIMQAGILFSLRNILRLAVILLGFRITFQEIIEIGLAGIVIDLLIVILTFFFAMWLSLKVFKLDRELAYLIAAGSSICGASAILATAPILKSQNHNNTIAVALVTIFGTMSMFSYPLLFQFGFLPGFDEISMGIFVGASIHEIGQVISAGFAVSTISGNTAILVKLARVMLLAPFLFILSFYIAKKSEFKLNKTEQIKFPWFVLFFIMISSINSFCQIPTNINGRLSEISMNLMLVSMAALGLETNLKKVFQVGAKPMYVGFLVTLFLFSIGFILTTVIY; encoded by the coding sequence ATGATTCTATTCAAAAACATACAATTGTTAATACCTGGTATCATTCTGACCGCTTCCGTCGCATGGGTGGCGAGTTCATTTTATCAATTAATAGGAAATGTTTTACCTACGATGACGATTTCAATATTAATAGGCATTATATTGGGAAATATTTTCAAGATTCCGAATATAATGCAAGCAGGGATACTTTTTTCACTGAGAAATATCCTTCGTTTAGCGGTAATATTATTGGGATTTAGGATCACTTTTCAAGAAATTATCGAAATTGGTCTAGCAGGAATCGTCATTGATTTGTTAATTGTCATACTTACTTTTTTTTTCGCGATGTGGTTGTCATTAAAAGTTTTTAAATTAGATCGGGAATTGGCTTATTTGATTGCTGCGGGTTCTTCTATATGTGGCGCATCGGCCATTCTCGCCACGGCTCCAATCTTAAAATCTCAGAATCATAATAATACAATCGCAGTGGCACTCGTGACAATTTTTGGGACAATGTCTATGTTTTCCTATCCACTTCTCTTTCAATTTGGATTCCTACCTGGATTTGATGAGATCAGCATGGGCATTTTTGTGGGCGCTTCGATTCATGAAATAGGACAAGTGATATCAGCAGGATTTGCCGTTTCGACAATTTCAGGAAATACGGCCATACTAGTAAAATTAGCAAGAGTTATGTTACTGGCCCCCTTTTTATTTATTTTAAGTTTTTATATAGCAAAAAAATCAGAATTTAAATTGAACAAAACAGAACAAATTAAATTTCCATGGTTTGTTTTGTTTTTTATTATGATCTCTTCGATAAATTCATTTTGCCAAATACCAACTAACATAAATGGAAGATTAAGTGAAATTAGCATGAATTTGATGTTGGTTTCTATGGCAGCTTTGGGATTAGAGACAAACCTAAAAAAAGTATTTCAAGTCGGAGCTAAACCAATGTATGTCGGCTTCTTGGTTACATTGTTTTTGTTCAGCATCGGTTTTATTTTAACTACTGTTATTTATTAA
- a CDS encoding MBL fold metallo-hydrolase gives MSKSKNPFCIKTIFKKIFLGFGLFLIICFLLLGVFYFDHKNKSELVEKEWNLRKIPIPLQIGTTETLSILPLINWHGSNSDLKMELGVSYLIKIDNHNILFDLGQNKLEEDPSPLERNMRLLKIDQNDIDSIFISHGHFDHVGGRRWEKENSFSFGNHQRDLSNKLIFASSALQYPGAVVKEIQEPSRLFEGAASLGPIPRKLFIGRIDEQALVINVKNKGLVIISGCGHQTLPKILQRVKESFSEPIYGIIGDLHYPVPSGRLNILGLNAQLLFASGSDPFKPISSEEIDSEINSLKELNLGAIGLGGHDSSDEVITKFKETFGQKFHTILVGKWIHIAQTFKTK, from the coding sequence ATGAGTAAATCCAAGAATCCATTTTGTATTAAAACAATTTTCAAAAAAATATTTTTAGGTTTCGGTCTATTCCTCATTATTTGCTTTTTATTACTCGGTGTTTTTTATTTTGATCATAAAAACAAATCAGAGTTAGTTGAGAAGGAGTGGAATTTGCGAAAAATTCCAATTCCTTTACAAATAGGAACAACAGAGACTCTGTCAATATTACCTCTCATCAATTGGCATGGCTCTAACTCTGATTTGAAAATGGAGTTGGGAGTTTCTTACTTAATTAAAATAGATAATCACAATATACTCTTTGATTTAGGTCAGAATAAATTGGAAGAGGATCCTTCCCCCCTTGAACGTAATATGAGATTACTTAAAATAGATCAGAATGATATTGATTCAATTTTTATATCACATGGACATTTTGATCACGTGGGAGGCAGAAGATGGGAAAAAGAAAACTCATTCTCTTTTGGCAATCATCAAAGAGACTTAAGTAATAAATTGATTTTTGCATCATCTGCACTTCAATACCCAGGTGCTGTCGTGAAAGAAATTCAAGAACCTTCCCGGCTATTTGAGGGTGCCGCAAGTCTAGGGCCTATTCCAAGAAAACTATTTATTGGTAGAATCGATGAGCAGGCGTTAGTCATCAATGTAAAGAATAAAGGTCTGGTGATTATTTCAGGATGTGGTCACCAAACACTGCCAAAAATTTTACAAAGGGTGAAAGAATCCTTTTCTGAACCGATATATGGAATCATAGGGGACTTACATTACCCTGTACCAAGTGGAAGGTTAAATATTCTTGGTTTAAATGCCCAACTTTTATTTGCTTCAGGGTCAGATCCATTTAAACCTATATCATCCGAAGAAATAGATTCTGAAATTAATTCATTGAAAGAATTAAATTTGGGAGCCATTGGTCTTGGTGGCCATGATAGTAGCGATGAAGTGATTACCAAATTTAAGGAAACCTTCGGACAAAAGTTTCATACTATCCTTGTTGGAAAATGGATACATATAGCCCAAACATTCAAGACTAAATGA
- a CDS encoding cation diffusion facilitator family transporter, which produces MSHEHSHDQDTAGKNIAIGFVLNLLFAGIELIGGLYTNSVAILSDALHDFGDALSLAVSWYLQKVSKKPRDIKYSYGYKRFSLLGSLVISIVLTIGSIIMITESVKRLIEPQSTNAQGMFYLAILGITINGIAAMRMKRGNSLNERAVFLHFMEDVLGWVAVLIGSILMLFFPVVWFDPLISIGIAIWVLINVFKNLNKVSRIFLQETPENLDINKLQAELEKVTTLSSLHDLHIWSLDGQHHIMTLHAVVAKESTPAERIKIKKSLRAVAQSYNIEHTTIEIEIENEVCDVGGGDYE; this is translated from the coding sequence ATGAGTCACGAACATTCACACGATCAGGATACGGCCGGAAAAAATATTGCAATCGGATTCGTCTTAAACTTGTTATTTGCAGGTATTGAACTTATTGGCGGACTATATACCAACAGTGTAGCAATTCTTTCTGATGCACTTCATGATTTTGGCGATGCTTTGTCTTTGGCGGTCTCATGGTATTTACAAAAGGTCTCAAAAAAACCTCGGGATATTAAATACTCATACGGTTACAAGAGATTCTCCCTTTTAGGGTCTTTGGTTATATCTATCGTCCTTACTATCGGTTCCATCATTATGATTACAGAATCGGTAAAAAGATTAATTGAACCTCAATCAACAAATGCGCAAGGCATGTTCTATCTTGCCATCTTGGGAATTACGATTAACGGTATCGCGGCGATGCGTATGAAGAGAGGCAATAGTTTAAACGAAAGAGCAGTATTCTTGCATTTCATGGAAGATGTGTTAGGTTGGGTTGCCGTTTTAATCGGCAGTATACTCATGCTATTTTTTCCAGTAGTGTGGTTTGACCCTTTGATTTCTATAGGGATTGCAATTTGGGTTCTGATTAACGTTTTTAAGAATCTAAACAAAGTTAGTCGTATTTTTTTACAAGAAACACCTGAAAATTTGGATATTAACAAATTGCAGGCTGAATTAGAAAAAGTAACAACGCTCTCCTCCTTACATGACTTGCATATCTGGAGTCTTGACGGACAGCATCATATTATGACGCTCCATGCAGTTGTTGCAAAAGAGTCAACGCCTGCAGAACGAATTAAAATTAAAAAATCTCTGCGAGCCGTGGCACAAAGTTACAATATCGAACATACCACTATAGAAATCGAAATTGAAAACGAAGTTTGTGATGTAGGAGGAGGAGATTATGAATAA
- a CDS encoding TolC family protein, with translation MYSYFLRWNSFSIKNISIRITFVFLVAYSLIYGESNKKEISLSEILILAEKNSPLLMSMNSDLESLYYRKKQEGMTQNPSVTIDYGQRRAANESGSEYSFQFEQPIYYPGRKELKQLLVDNDAKIKEVQFEEANNSIRLNSIKFAYRYFIADKKRNHVKERIRRLSKMETYIKARPFITPQAKTDLFIIERRLLGLKKHFNDLELDASKNFESMNFFLRMESAPILFLPFFNDGIKFDQAELLKKSMNQNPMILAAKGEIEKAKTELRIANLEKYPDYALVSQIGEDRSGVSNRFFDLGLKFRVPLWDQYQNKVGSAETNLEAKAKKLSYQEDLIRMTFNQAYLDYEQAKLNLRLFNLSKLDEIERDLNFADLEFTKARVQLISYLELENQLHETHHAILDAQLTHIEAFLNLLYITNEKDIVGVLKNVNQTFEYNFK, from the coding sequence ATGTACTCATATTTTCTTAGATGGAATTCTTTTTCTATAAAAAACATTTCTATACGGATAACATTCGTATTTCTCGTCGCTTACTCTTTGATCTACGGTGAATCGAACAAAAAAGAGATAAGTTTAAGTGAAATTTTAATTTTGGCAGAGAAGAATTCACCTTTGCTTATGTCCATGAATTCTGATTTGGAATCATTGTATTATCGAAAAAAACAGGAAGGTATGACTCAGAATCCTTCCGTTACCATTGACTATGGACAAAGGAGAGCTGCAAACGAATCTGGATCGGAATACTCCTTTCAATTTGAACAACCGATCTATTATCCTGGCAGAAAGGAACTCAAACAGTTGCTTGTTGATAATGATGCAAAGATAAAGGAAGTTCAATTTGAGGAAGCTAATAATTCTATTCGCTTGAATTCAATTAAGTTTGCGTATCGTTATTTTATTGCAGATAAAAAAAGAAATCATGTTAAAGAAAGAATTCGAAGACTTTCCAAGATGGAAACTTATATAAAGGCAAGACCATTTATCACCCCTCAAGCTAAGACAGATTTATTCATAATAGAAAGAAGACTATTAGGTTTGAAAAAGCATTTTAACGATTTGGAATTGGATGCTTCCAAAAATTTTGAATCAATGAATTTCTTTTTACGAATGGAATCAGCTCCTATTCTATTTCTACCATTTTTTAACGACGGTATCAAGTTTGATCAAGCTGAACTTCTTAAAAAATCTATGAATCAAAATCCTATGATTCTTGCGGCAAAAGGGGAAATTGAAAAAGCAAAAACAGAGCTTCGGATAGCAAATTTGGAAAAATACCCAGATTATGCACTAGTCAGCCAAATAGGAGAAGACCGTTCGGGAGTATCCAACCGTTTCTTTGATCTTGGATTGAAATTCAGAGTCCCTCTGTGGGATCAATATCAGAATAAGGTCGGTTCGGCGGAAACTAACTTGGAAGCTAAAGCCAAGAAACTTTCCTACCAGGAAGATTTGATTCGCATGACTTTTAACCAAGCATATCTTGATTATGAACAAGCGAAATTAAATCTTAGATTATTTAATTTATCCAAATTGGATGAAATTGAAAGAGATTTGAATTTTGCTGATCTGGAGTTTACCAAAGCTCGTGTTCAGCTAATCAGCTACTTGGAATTAGAAAATCAACTTCATGAGACGCATCATGCTATTTTAGATGCCCAACTAACTCATATAGAAGCTTTTTTAAATCTTTTATATATAACGAATGAAAAAGATATCGTAGGAGTATTAAAGAATGTTAACCAGACTTTTGAATACAATTTTAAATAA
- a CDS encoding DUF3703 domain-containing protein produces MNFKMPANFKKAYFAELDKYKTALNENRKEDAWLYLERAHIIGQYHPVPHTGIHFRMLVYALKNWETKEIVGQVLRLLVGWFGSLMNRVPIGNTGSANMPILARKAIPEDLLGLLANADTSRTGLAGLK; encoded by the coding sequence ATGAATTTTAAAATGCCAGCAAATTTCAAAAAGGCTTACTTTGCAGAACTAGATAAGTATAAAACTGCGCTGAATGAAAATCGGAAAGAGGATGCATGGCTTTATTTAGAAAGAGCGCATATCATTGGTCAATACCATCCAGTTCCTCATACAGGGATACATTTTCGTATGTTAGTTTATGCTCTGAAAAATTGGGAAACAAAAGAGATTGTAGGCCAAGTATTGCGACTGTTAGTCGGATGGTTTGGGAGCCTTATGAATCGTGTCCCAATCGGGAATACTGGAAGTGCTAATATGCCAATCCTTGCACGAAAGGCTATTCCAGAAGATCTTTTGGGATTACTCGCCAATGCAGATACTAGTCGTACAGGTTTAGCAGGCCTTAAGTGA
- a CDS encoding DUF2147 domain-containing protein: MIKTIVIIFILHSNSLFAQDGNLLFGNYFPPEKDRVIELYPCEGKICGRTICIRDNFYKENEDGLPGTPLLDSKNENPSLRSRKKLGIVFIENFESVGRGIFRNGTIYNPRDGKTYCGKMTLTNEGKQLELRGNLCMLPFIGKTNTWQKIDKLSLDENRWECLKR, encoded by the coding sequence ATGATCAAAACAATTGTTATTATATTTATACTTCATTCAAATTCGTTATTCGCACAGGATGGAAATTTATTATTTGGAAATTATTTTCCTCCTGAAAAAGATCGAGTAATAGAGCTTTATCCTTGTGAAGGAAAAATTTGTGGTAGAACCATTTGTATCAGAGATAATTTCTATAAAGAAAATGAAGATGGACTACCTGGAACACCGCTATTAGATTCAAAGAATGAAAATCCATCATTACGTTCTCGTAAAAAACTCGGGATTGTTTTTATAGAAAATTTTGAGTCTGTAGGTAGAGGTATTTTTAGAAATGGTACTATTTATAATCCTCGGGACGGAAAGACATACTGTGGGAAAATGACTCTTACAAATGAAGGGAAACAATTAGAACTTCGAGGAAATCTTTGTATGTTACCATTTATCGGAAAAACAAATACATGGCAAAAAATAGACAAACTTAGTTTAGATGAGAATCGGTGGGAATGTTTAAAAAGATAA
- a CDS encoding adenylate/guanylate cyclase domain-containing protein: MKIFGKDTHAHLRWPTKSQFWITGIGLIIASIAHYMSFLFLDIFSQAVTLRLYYVIVIYGASTSGLALGFISGGFAALLHYFIMQFPVGHGTEVAIHIEHHVEIPFLFLLGIITGAIRDHEIHEREQKNEINQHFGSYVSTEVRDDILKGNSGLGGDEVEVTILFADIRNFTSLSEKHTPTEVVTMLNQYFSEMVRCINEHGGTVNKFIGDGIMAVFGAPRSLENHALSAVLAAHKMFTRLQAHNNLKVANGEPTFAIGIGLHSGPVIIGNIGSDTRKEYTVIGDTVNIASRVEGMTKVYSKSLILTEGVKNLLPSNLEVREIDTVTLKGRSTPCILYEPII; the protein is encoded by the coding sequence ATGAAAATATTCGGCAAAGATACGCACGCCCATTTGCGCTGGCCTACAAAAAGTCAATTTTGGATTACCGGAATTGGACTTATAATCGCAAGTATAGCTCATTATATGAGTTTTCTATTTTTGGATATATTTTCTCAAGCAGTCACTTTGCGTCTATATTATGTTATTGTAATTTATGGTGCATCAACATCTGGGCTCGCCTTAGGTTTTATTTCTGGAGGGTTCGCAGCCCTATTGCACTATTTCATCATGCAATTTCCTGTAGGTCATGGCACTGAAGTAGCGATACATATTGAACATCATGTAGAAATTCCATTTTTATTTCTCTTGGGAATTATCACAGGCGCAATCCGGGATCATGAAATACATGAACGCGAACAAAAGAATGAAATTAATCAACATTTCGGCAGTTATGTTTCGACAGAGGTGCGCGATGATATTTTAAAAGGAAATTCGGGTTTGGGTGGGGATGAAGTTGAGGTCACAATCCTCTTCGCTGATATTAGAAATTTTACATCTCTTTCGGAGAAACACACTCCAACAGAAGTTGTCACAATGCTGAATCAATATTTCAGTGAAATGGTGCGATGTATAAATGAGCATGGAGGCACCGTGAATAAATTCATTGGTGATGGAATTATGGCGGTATTTGGAGCCCCTAGATCTCTCGAAAATCATGCTTTAAGTGCTGTGCTCGCTGCTCATAAGATGTTTACAAGACTTCAAGCCCATAACAACTTGAAAGTTGCTAACGGGGAACCGACCTTTGCAATAGGGATTGGATTACATAGTGGCCCAGTAATCATCGGAAATATTGGCAGTGATACTCGTAAAGAATATACTGTGATTGGTGATACAGTAAACATAGCATCTCGAGTTGAAGGTATGACCAAAGTATATTCGAAATCCCTAATTCTCACAGAAGGAGTTAAAAATTTATTACCAAGCAATCTAGAAGTGAGAGAAATAGATACCGTAACTTTAAAGGGTCGCTCAACTCCTTGTATTCTTTATGAGCCAATTATCTAA
- a CDS encoding DUF3703 domain-containing protein, whose protein sequence is MNKLLKSAFDAEMQIAKNLFNTADFKMCFHHLERAHILGQRNAIPHTVNHWWMLKVGLKLHDSHEVRGQLLRILVAGIGSIFGRVPIGNTGGANIGIMQTMPIPPDLQEIFIRLNR, encoded by the coding sequence ATGAATAAATTATTGAAATCCGCATTTGATGCTGAAATGCAGATCGCGAAAAATCTGTTCAATACTGCCGATTTCAAAATGTGTTTCCACCACCTAGAACGAGCACATATACTTGGTCAGCGCAATGCGATCCCACACACAGTCAATCATTGGTGGATGCTAAAAGTTGGTCTCAAACTCCATGACTCACACGAAGTTCGGGGACAGCTTCTTCGGATTTTAGTTGCGGGCATTGGATCAATTTTTGGTCGTGTACCTATCGGAAATACTGGTGGAGCGAACATTGGTATCATGCAAACAATGCCGATTCCACCTGATTTGCAGGAAATTTTTATAAGGCTGAATCGGTAA
- a CDS encoding transposase gives MEKPIPISYVVNIVVFKPTGFPYWALCHEYGTTILYLGTGYWKNPYQFPMWSRGFHVYFEKINIEESDSIYRIAQYIAFGLFHNSQIQKVDSNQQTLTFRYKSNVESITKEKTYESLTMPIDEFLARMLFFLPNKHEKSVRYYGIYVRPAKKIKLESLAKKSSWAEAIKSSFEIKDPLACPVCKNAMTSKVIYSFQASNKEKELKKKYALIDGYFYQKRTRDPPEAF, from the coding sequence TTGGAAAAACCCATACCAATTTCCTATGTGGTAAATATAGTCGTCTTTAAGCCGACTGGATTCCCATACTGGGCATTGTGTCACGAATATGGAACAACCATTCTGTATTTGGGGACTGGTTATTGGAAAAACCCATACCAATTTCCTATGTGGTCAAGGGGATTTCATGTTTACTTTGAGAAGATCAACATAGAGGAAAGCGATTCGATTTATCGGATCGCCCAATACATCGCGTTCGGACTCTTTCACAATAGTCAAATCCAAAAGGTAGATTCCAATCAACAAACATTAACATTTCGTTACAAAAGCAATGTTGAATCCATCACAAAAGAGAAAACTTACGAAAGTCTAACGATGCCTATCGATGAATTTCTCGCCCGCATGCTTTTCTTTCTCCCTAACAAGCATGAAAAGTCAGTTCGTTACTATGGCATTTACGTGAGACCGGCAAAGAAGATCAAACTCGAATCTCTGGCTAAGAAATCTTCCTGGGCAGAAGCCATCAAATCTTCGTTTGAGATAAAAGATCCACTCGCCTGTCCAGTTTGTAAGAATGCAATGACTTCAAAAGTCATCTATTCCTTCCAGGCATCAAACAAAGAGAAGGAGCTGAAAAAGAAATACGCTTTGATCGATGGATATTTTTACCAAAAACGAACTCGAGATCCTCCAGAAGCATTCTAG
- a CDS encoding efflux RND transporter permease subunit: MLTRLLNTILNNAFLYLGIILFLFVYAFFGLKEISIDAVPDITNVQVIVTTNTRSLDPEQVEKLVTFPLETELLGLPNLIDVRSVSKFGLSNISLIFKEGTDIYLARNMVSERISSAKDRLPNGLSPEITPNATGLGEIFFYSVEAKPGSKLEQFADKDRLLYLRTVQDYTVRPQLKALVPGIVEVDSNGGYEKEIHIDLIPSKMNQRGITINQLTETLSTLGENFGGGVIEENGKIAIVRTYGLKKNLTEISKIPVRRTSFGESITISDISKVNEHGTFRLGGASSGGKEIVLGTALMLRGENSYKVNEELNQAISRLDLPEDVVVKVLLERSFLINSTIHTVLKNLIEGAILVIVTLFFILWNWRASLIVASIIPGSMLLASLCMNYFGISANLMSLGAIDFGLLVDASIVITESVLSRFEKEVYTSKEQKRNVILKSSIEVLKPVSFGVIVIILVYLPILSMDGIPGKMFRPMAETVILALVFSLFLAIFFLPPLLYFFITQNLKANHSVKESKVIEWYRSFLPKIIERPKTLIISSVVFFILTSIVYFRLGTVFLPKLTEGDLMLVIVREGDIGLEESIFEQKDVERLLGELPEIESIFSRIGTSSVANDPMGPFNADTFIILKKEILPELLKTENWEKFLDKIHSTVRKKYPNSELTLSQPLEARFNELLEGSRADISVRILGKDLNTLFQLQESLKNTLEKIDGAEEVELDPIMALRKAQVIDLVPDLTKLNYYNIPLTSFNTTVEAAMSGFEVGSYYEEEVRFPIKMWLSEEFRNKESEIANINIGTDDGGMIPIKLMSSIERNEKVMTISRNRSRRFVAVSVNLRGRDLEGFYEEAKLKVNSLKIPEGYSVFWGGQIENLSRAKEKLSIIIPSTLFMIFVVLYIGLQSFKQALLVFFCVPFALTGGIWLLYLRGMDLSVSAFVGFIALSGIAVLNGLVKLDTIHRIRNEKKISVKEATLEGATSRIRPVVMTALVASFGFLPMAIGSGLGSEVQKPLATVVIGGIISSTILTLIILPVFYYWLEKE, encoded by the coding sequence ATGTTAACCAGACTTTTGAATACAATTTTAAATAATGCCTTTTTATATTTAGGCATCATTTTATTTCTTTTTGTTTATGCATTTTTTGGTTTAAAAGAAATTTCTATCGATGCGGTTCCTGATATTACGAATGTTCAAGTTATAGTAACTACCAACACTAGATCACTTGATCCTGAGCAGGTGGAAAAGCTTGTTACTTTTCCACTTGAAACCGAGTTGTTGGGTCTGCCTAATTTGATTGATGTTCGTTCTGTTTCAAAATTCGGTCTTTCCAATATTTCTTTGATCTTTAAAGAAGGCACTGATATTTATCTAGCTCGCAATATGGTGTCTGAAAGAATATCTAGTGCGAAAGATCGGTTACCAAATGGACTTTCTCCTGAAATTACTCCGAATGCTACGGGACTTGGTGAAATCTTCTTTTACTCTGTAGAAGCAAAGCCAGGTTCTAAATTAGAACAGTTTGCAGATAAAGATAGATTGTTATACCTTCGGACGGTTCAGGATTATACGGTTCGTCCTCAATTAAAAGCTTTAGTTCCAGGTATTGTCGAAGTGGATTCAAATGGAGGTTATGAAAAGGAGATACATATTGATTTGATTCCGTCAAAAATGAATCAGAGGGGAATCACGATTAATCAGTTGACTGAAACACTATCAACGTTAGGTGAAAATTTCGGAGGAGGAGTCATCGAAGAAAATGGTAAGATTGCCATTGTAAGAACTTACGGTTTGAAAAAGAATTTAACGGAAATATCCAAAATTCCAGTCAGAAGAACATCCTTTGGTGAATCCATTACTATCTCCGATATTTCAAAAGTGAATGAACACGGAACGTTCCGACTAGGAGGAGCTTCTTCGGGAGGAAAGGAAATAGTTCTTGGAACAGCTCTTATGTTAAGGGGAGAAAATAGTTATAAAGTAAACGAAGAACTGAATCAAGCGATAAGTAGACTTGATCTACCTGAAGACGTAGTGGTCAAAGTTCTTTTAGAACGATCCTTTTTGATCAATTCAACGATCCATACAGTATTAAAAAACCTAATTGAAGGGGCGATACTTGTTATCGTTACACTCTTCTTTATTCTTTGGAATTGGAGAGCGTCATTGATTGTTGCATCTATAATTCCAGGATCAATGTTACTTGCTTCCCTTTGTATGAATTACTTTGGAATTTCTGCAAACTTAATGAGTTTGGGAGCAATCGACTTTGGTCTCTTGGTGGATGCATCCATAGTAATTACCGAAAGTGTTTTATCTAGATTTGAAAAAGAAGTTTATACTTCCAAGGAGCAAAAAAGAAATGTCATTTTAAAATCCTCCATAGAGGTTTTAAAGCCAGTTTCATTCGGTGTGATTGTAATTATACTAGTGTATCTTCCCATTTTAAGCATGGATGGAATACCTGGAAAAATGTTCCGACCGATGGCGGAAACTGTGATTTTAGCTTTAGTATTCAGTCTTTTTTTAGCCATATTTTTTCTTCCCCCTCTATTGTATTTTTTTATCACACAAAATCTTAAAGCCAACCATTCAGTAAAAGAAAGTAAAGTTATAGAGTGGTATCGGAGCTTTTTACCTAAGATAATAGAAAGACCTAAAACACTCATTATTAGTTCCGTAGTTTTTTTTATTCTTACGAGTATCGTTTATTTCCGACTTGGAACTGTCTTTTTGCCAAAACTTACGGAAGGTGATCTAATGTTGGTTATCGTTCGTGAAGGTGATATAGGTTTGGAGGAAAGTATTTTTGAACAAAAAGATGTAGAGAGACTGCTTGGTGAACTTCCTGAAATTGAAAGTATTTTTTCAAGGATTGGAACAAGCTCGGTTGCGAATGATCCTATGGGTCCATTCAATGCGGATACATTTATCATTTTAAAGAAAGAGATTCTTCCTGAATTATTAAAAACAGAAAATTGGGAAAAGTTTTTAGATAAAATTCATTCTACCGTTCGAAAGAAATATCCTAACTCGGAACTTACTCTTAGCCAACCATTAGAAGCAAGATTTAATGAATTATTGGAAGGAAGTAGAGCAGATATTAGCGTAAGAATTTTGGGTAAAGATTTGAATACCTTGTTTCAATTACAGGAATCATTAAAGAATACCCTGGAAAAAATAGATGGAGCAGAAGAGGTTGAGCTTGATCCGATCATGGCCCTTAGAAAAGCCCAAGTAATTGATTTGGTGCCTGATTTAACAAAACTAAATTACTATAATATTCCACTAACGTCTTTTAATACTACAGTTGAAGCTGCTATGAGTGGTTTTGAGGTAGGAAGTTATTATGAGGAGGAAGTAAGATTTCCTATAAAAATGTGGCTTTCTGAAGAATTTCGCAATAAAGAATCGGAGATTGCCAATATCAATATCGGAACGGATGACGGAGGAATGATACCTATAAAGCTTATGTCTTCCATAGAAAGAAATGAAAAGGTAATGACGATATCAAGAAATCGTTCCAGGCGTTTTGTTGCAGTCTCTGTCAATCTTCGAGGTAGGGATTTAGAAGGATTTTATGAAGAAGCAAAACTGAAAGTTAATTCTCTAAAAATTCCAGAAGGATATTCCGTTTTTTGGGGAGGGCAGATCGAAAATTTATCAAGAGCAAAAGAAAAATTATCTATCATCATTCCATCAACTCTTTTTATGATCTTTGTTGTATTATATATAGGACTCCAATCTTTTAAGCAGGCACTTCTTGTTTTTTTCTGTGTTCCATTTGCGTTAACAGGTGGAATTTGGCTACTTTACTTGAGAGGGATGGATTTAAGCGTATCAGCTTTTGTAGGTTTTATTGCCTTGTCGGGAATTGCTGTATTAAACGGTCTCGTTAAATTGGACACCATTCATAGGATTCGTAATGAAAAAAAAATATCTGTGAAAGAAGCAACCTTGGAAGGTGCAACTAGTCGAATCAGACCTGTTGTTATGACCGCACTCGTTGCCTCATTCGGTTTTTTGCCTATGGCAATCGGATCGGGGCTTGGTTCAGAAGTTCAAAAACCTTTAGCGACAGTTGTCATCGGAGGAATCATTTCATCGACGATTCTTACCTTGATCATCTTACCCGTATTTTACTATTGGTTGGAAAAAGAATGA